GAGGCGACGGCGATCGCGACCAGGCCGACGACGTTGGAGGCGCCGTCCATGAGCGAGTTGACGCCGTCTGCGGTCATGGCGAGGCTGCCGGTGAGCAGGCCGTAGCCCAGCTTGGCGCCGCCGACGAGCACGTTGAGCGCCAGCACGCCCAGCAGGGTGCGCTGGATGGCGCGCGTGCGCCCGCCGTGCCCGTGCTCGGGCAGCGGGGTGAGTGTGGTCGCTCGCTCTCGGTGCTCGTCCCGCGGCATTGATCCCTCGTCCATCGTCCTGCGGCGGGACGCGGTGTCCCGCCCCATCCCATGAACTGTAGCGCGGTACATACCACTTAGTCACGGAGCAAATCGCAGATTTGCCGCGGCAATACCTGACGTTGGCGGCATGTTCCACGCGACGTGTCGCGCAGACGGCGTGATTTCCCGAACCGACCCGTGCCGCGGCATTGATATGGAACTGATATGCCGGCCGCAAATGCGCGACACGGCATGCACGGCACCAGGTCTAGACTGCAAACGAGGGCAGACCGGCATGGCGCCCGGGCAGTCCGCAGTCGAGCAGAGAGGAACGGCATGGAAAAGCCAGGAACGGACCTCGAGCGGGCGTTGCGTACCTATCTGATCGGCGCGGTCATCGTCTGGGTCGGCCTGATCGCCGCCACGGCGATTCTGCTCCGTGGCAGCGATGAGTTCCCGATCATGCTGACGATCCTGGGCGGCGGCGCGGTCTGGTTCGTGGTGATCGTTCCGACCATGCTTCGCTCACGCTGAGGAGCACGCGATGTCCCGGCAGTGGGAGTTCTGCGCGCTCACGTCGCACGCGGCGATCGTGGACGACGAACACGACGAGCCGCACACCGCGGCTGGCCCCTTCCTCTACGAGCCGGCGGCGCCAGGCGTGGCGCCGCCCGCCGGCTCGCTCCCCGTTGCGCGTCGTCACTGGCGTGCCGCGCGAGCGGTGCGGGTCGGGACCAATGAATCGGCGAGATAGTGGCGGGTACATAGAAAGGATGTGCCACCATGGTTGAGCGCTGGAGACCACGCGCTGAGATCGAGCGCATGTTCGAGGAGATGGATCGCCTGCTGCCCATGCCGTTCCGGTGGGGGCGCACGCTGCCGAGGATGTTCACCATGCGCCACGGCGTCGACCTCTACGAAACCCCCGACCAACTGGTCATCAAGGCGCTGGTGCCTGGCGCTACCCCGGACGACATCGATATCTCGCTCGACCACCAGACCCTCACGATCCGGGCGCGCTACGGCTACACGCTGCCGGAGGACGAGGCGGAAGCGGTCACCTGGCACTTCCAGGAGATCGACAGCGGCCAGTTCACCGAGACGGTGACCTTGCCGGTGCCGGTCGAGCCGGAGCAGGTCACGGCGACGCTGCAGGACGGGATCCTCACCGTCACCCTGCGGAAGACCGCCGAAACCCGCGCCCGCCGCATCCCGGTCCGCACGACCGGTGCAGACTCCGATGGCGCTTCAGGAGCGTAAGCTCCCGACCGCCGGGGAACACGCCTGTGGCGCTAGATCAGGCCGAAGCCATAGGCGTCAAGGATCGCGGCAAGCAGTGACCGGTTAGCCGGGTCCGCAAGTCCCGGGAGGCGCGTCGCCTGCAGGAAGGGCGCGGCTCGGTCGAAGATGGCCGCGCAGGCTCGGGACGGGTCGTGGCGCGAGCGATAGAGGATGCCGTCCGGTTGTGACGGATGGGCCCAGAGCGCTCGCGCCCAGACCTGAGCAATCACGTAATCCCCGGAGCAGAGGCGTCCATCGGCACCGAGGCGCGCCAGACCTGGACCGGTTAGGTCAACCAGCCGTAACGGCTGCGACGCGTCGACCCGGGCAAGTTCACGTTCGGCGAGCGCGGCGAGCGTCACCACGCCCGCCGCGTTCGGCCCCTTGCCGAAGGTTTCGATGAAGGCGCAGTGAGGGTCCTCCCCCACATACAGCACCCCATAATTACCCTCCGGGTCGTCGAAGCGGAACACGGCGGATCGTCCGAAATGGAGCGGGTCGCGGCAGGCCCGGTGGAGCCGAAACCAGGGGCCAGTGGCGGTGACGATCGGGAGCTCCCGGCTGGGGAGATCGGGCGGTGGCAGCGGATGGGGACCGGGCGCTGGCTTACGCGGCACCCTGCTCACCATAGACCTCGGCCGCGCGCCGGACTGCCGCCACGTCGCCACGGCGCAGGACGGCGAGCGGCGTCTCCCCCTGCAGCCGCACATCCGGAGTAAGGAAGAAGGCGACCTGCATCCAGGGGTCGTGCTCGCGCAGAGCGTGCAGTACCTCCTCCAGACCCGGGAGGAGCGCGCCGCGCTCTGGAACGAATTGCCACGCCGGATAAGCATATCCACGGCGACCGGTCGCAAGGCCGATCAGCCGCCCTGCCTTGCGGCGCTTGTCCACCGCCTGCCGGGTGATACCGAGGATATCGGCGACCTCAGTCGAGGACAGGGTACCGCCCTCGGCGGCAAGCAGCCGGGCACGCGCACGCAAGCCGCGCAGCCGCGCCCCCACGAGCGGGTCGTCCTCTCGCAGCACGGCCAGCGCCGCCGGTGCGTCCAGCGCGTCCAGCAGCACCTCGTAGTCCGACCGCGCCCCGGCGGCGTCCCCGAGAGTGGTGTCGTCCAGCGCCTCCGTGAGCCGCGCCAAAGCGTTGAGCGCGCGGGCGACGAAGGCACCTTCGGCAGGCGAGTCGACCTGCTGGAGCAGGCGCAGGACAGCGGCGACGACGCTCGGCGCCGCTCCGTGGGCGGCGGTGGTGAGCTGATGGATGGCAGTAGCGGTCATGTCGCGCCTCCGGTTCACGTAGTTGTTACACCTAGAGTATAGCAACTTCGTCAACCGAGGGCCACTGTGAACCGGTGAGTCACTTCCAGTGGTCGAGGTCTTGACGCGTGCCTCCCAGCACCGAATCATGTACGTGCACCAAGGGAGGGGCGCCACATGACGGGAAAGACAAGGGCGGCGGTGATCGTGCGTCCGGCTGAGTTGCGCGACGCAGCGGCCATCGCCGAGATCTACAACCAGGGCATCCGCGGCCGGATGGCGACCTTCGAGACGGAGGAACGCACTGCCGAAGAGCGCGCTCGCTGGCTTGCCGCGCACGACAAGCATCACCCGGTGCTCGTCGCCGTCGACCCGGAGACCGACCAGGTGGCCGGGTGGATCTCGGCCGATCACTACCGGTCGCGGTGGTGCTACCGGGGTGTTGCCGAGTTCTCGGTCTACGTCCATGAGGACTACCGGGGGCGCGGCGTCGGTGCGGCGCTAATGGAGGCGTTCCTCCCTGCGTGCGAGCAGGCGGGACTCTGGAAGCTGCTCTCACGCATCTTCCCGGAGAACAAGGCCAGCCGCGCACTCTGCGCCCGCTTCGGCTTCCGTGAGGTGGGCATCTACGAGAAGCACGCCCAACTCGACGGCGTCTGGAAGGACGTTGTCATCGTCGAGCGCCTGCTGCCGGGGACAATCGCCAACCCGCCGGTGGATTGGTAAGCGGGAAACGGGCGCCGGGTTGCGTGTTCCGTGTTGCGTGTTGCGTGTTCCGTGAGCATCATCCCGCCAGGTCGTCCTACCGCCGTCGCACACGCCGTGAGTGCCGGACGCGGACGCCCGAGTAGCTCACCGTGCTGCAAAGGGAAATGGGGAACCGAGCAGCGTCGGGCCGATTCTCTCCACGATCCCTTTCGCGCCCCCTCATAGCGTTGACGAAATACCGTGGCACACCGGAACTGTCCCCGTGGCACTCGCGATGTCATCCTGAGCGGAGCCGGCCGGCGCGGAGCGCCGGGCGGCGGAGCGAAGGATCTCGCGTCGGATCGGCCCCGCATCAGAGATCCTTCGCTGCGCCGGGGACGGCTGACCACCGCCCCCGGCTCCGCTCAGGATGACACGCGGGGAGTCGGGGACTGCTGGTGGGGATGCCGGGTTAATCCCTCCGGGGCGTTCACGCTAGACAGCACGAGCCGGGACCGCCATCTGCCAGCAGAGGCTGCCTTGAGGCAGTTCGACCAGCCGCACACGCTCCGGCTCCGGGCGCTCCGGGCCCGGCAGGCGAAAGCCGGCCACCTCGATGCTCTCAGCGCTGGCAATGAACGTCAGCCGCGTCGCGCCCGGCGCGACCGCGGGGTTGAACGCCGTCCGCATCCGCTGCGTCGCCCACCACAGGGTCCGACCGGCCTCTCCCTCGTAACGCTGCAGCAGATAACGATGACCGAGATCGTCGACCAACTGGTCGAAGCCGGGCCAGCGCGGCAGCACGTGATGGAGATCCCCCGCTCCCGGGCGCCGACGGGCGCGGATCCGCGTCCGCACCGTGATCAGCGTTCCGCCCTTGCCAAAAGCAACCTCGTCGACGGTGACGCGTAGCCCGTGCTCCATCCGGATCACCGCTCGCGGGAACGTGACCTGCACCACCGGCCCGATCTGGAGCGAGTGGAGCGGCGGCCGCGCCTGCTCCATCAGGCGGTGCAGCGCCATCGCCGCGCCCTGCGACGCGCGCTCCTCGCGGAGCCAGGCCAGCGCGTCCACGTCCTCCGGCAACGCGAGCAGATCGGCGAGCAGCGGGCTGGCGCCGCGCGCCCTGGCGTCAGCGGGCTCCGGTGTTCCACGAAGCCGGCGCACGCGCCGGAGCGTCGCACGCAGGGCGTCAGGCGCGGCCAGTCCATGCTCCGGAATCGCGTCGAAGAGATCGGACTCCTCGGGCAGGTCGACGAGCTGGCCCAGCAACGCTCGCTCGCCCGCCTTGGGCATGTCGAAGCCGTACCATCGCGCCCGGCGCACGCCAACGACCCGACCTCTCAGCTCTTCGAGCGCGGCGTGCAGCGCAATCCGCGCGCACAGCGGGCCACGATTCGCCGCCAGCCAGGCGACGGGATCCTGCCCCGCGGGAAGCTGAATCAGGTCGGCGAGGAGCTGGCGCTCCTCGACCGACCCCGGCTCCAGCAGGTGGGTGCCCGGCGGCAGGTGCCGCAACGTTTCCAGCCGCTGGAGGTCTCGCCGAATGTCGTCGTCGGGATCAAACATCGTCGGCTCCTTGTCCCCCAGGCCCCGGACACACGCCGCGGCCAGGAAATCGTCGTGTCGTCCGTCGGGTACAACATCGCACGCGCGAGACCACCCACCGGACGAACCGTGCTGCTCATCGTCGCTCCGACGTCACCCGTCCAGGCCCACGCTCCCCTGCGACAACGTCACTCTTATGTGAATCGTTCGCCCCTATGCGAAACCCTCTCCCCGCTTCGTCAAAAGGCACGACTCCTCTTTCCGTCTGAGTGACCCGCCTGCAGAGCAGTGGAGATCGAGGAGACGCTCGCCCAACTCGACGGTGCCTGGCGGGACGTGGTGATGGTCGAGCGCCTGCTGCCTGGGACGATTGCGAATCCGCCGGAGGGCTGGTACGAGGAAGTTTCGGGCTTCAGGGGGCTGGAGCGTGATGCTGCCGCAACTCGCGAAAAGCAAAATAGTTCGCGATCACGCCCCGGAGCGGCTCCTGGTTCGCGATCGCCTTTTGCCGCAGCCGCTTGATGCTCGGCTCGACCTGGGTCAGGTCGAGACTGGTGACCAGATAGAGTAGCTGGGCGATCACCTCCACGGGTTGCTCGCCCTCAGCGAGGATCTGGCCCGCCGCCTGAACAAATGCCTCACGGTCCTCACCGGCTGTCCGGTGATAAAGATCCAAGACCGCATCCAGGCCATACCAATCCAACCGGCTATTGGCGACACCGCGCAGGTCGTCCGTCTCGCCGCGGAGCCGATTGAGGATGGCGTGGTAGTAGTCTGTCACGGCGGTCCTCCTCTATGGCCTCGGCTCAAGGCCGATCAGAGAGGTAAATGATACCATCGCGGTCCGTTGCCATCGACGTCGACGTAAACGACTTCCATCGTTTCGTCGAGCGGGAGGTTCCCAACCAAACACCACTCTCGCGCACCGCCGCCCGTCAGTCCCTGCCGCGCGCCCAAGGGCGGTACCGGCGTGTAGACCTCGCCGTCGGCCGGGATGGTGAAGCGCACGATCGCGCAGCCGTACAAGCTGCATGCCTGGTGAGCTCTCGTCGGAAGCCCCATCCTTCGCGCGAAGTCTGCCGGCCCATGCACTCCTTCGAGCGACTCGCGGTCCGTGAAGAAGACGAACTGAGCGCCGGGTGGCGCCAGCGGCGGTGGCGATGCGGAGATTCCCGCCGCGCGAGCCGAGACGAACAGCCGCCAGGGCCAATGCAGCAGCGTCCACCATGTGGACCCGGCGATGATCCGGTAGCCCTCGGTGGGTGGCTGGCTCGGTTGGAGGCTGCGCCACTGCCCCGGCGAGCCTCCGAAAGGGCAACCTCGATTAACCACCAGGCTTCCCTGCGCCAGACATTGCGTAAACCGGTCGCTCCTATCCTACAGCGCAGTCGTTCTTCGTCAAGAGGCACGACTTCCGTATCCGACCGGATGACCGCATCACACGTCGGCGACCGCGCCCGCCCCCCTGGACCGACGGCATGCAGGCTGCTAGCGTACGGGCCGGTACACGGTAGAATTAGCTGTGGCAAATTTAGTGACTAGGCTCGATGAATGGATGCGGTGAGAAGCCCAAGGACGGCGAGGTGGTGGGAGAACGACGGGTGATCCCCGCGGCAGGGCGGGAGGAGCAGCAGGGCGCCCCCGGACGGCTGGGCCGGATCCGGCGGGTGCTCCCCTTCCTCGGGCCGGCGTTCGTGGCGAGCGTCGCCTATATCGATCCGGGCAACTTCGCCACCAACATCCAGGGCGGCGCCCGCTTCGGTTACCTCCTGCTCTGGGTCATCCTGATGAGCAACCTGATGGCCATGCTCATTCAGTCGCTCTCGGCGAAGCTGGGCATCGCCACCGGGCGCAACCTGGCCGAGGTCTGCCGCGATCACTTCCCCCGCCCGCTGGTGTACGGCATGTGGGTGGTCGCGGAGATGGTCGCGATGGCGACCGACCTGGCCGAGTTCCTGGGCGCGGCGATCGGGTTCAACCTGCTCTTCCACATCCCGCTCCTGCCGGCCGGCATCCTGACCGGCGTGGTCACCTTCGTGATCCTGGCGCTCGAACGCTTCGGCGCGCGGCCCCTGGAGGCCGTGATCGCCGCCTTCGTCGGCGTGATCGCCGTGAGCTATGTCATCGAGACCGCGTTGGCAAGCCCCGATTGGGGCACGCTGGGTCGACACGCCTTGGTGCCGCAGCTCGAGGGCGAAGAGAGCCTCCTCCTGGCAGTGGGCATCCTGGGCGCCACGGTCATGCCGCACGTCATCTTCCTCCACTCCTCACTCACCCAGAGCCGGATCCGGCCGAAGGACGTCGCCCAGGCGCGGCGCATCTACCACTTCGAGATCCTGGACGTGGTCATCGCGATGGGGCTCGCCGGCCTGGTGAACATGGCGATGTTGATCATGGCGGCCGCCACGTTCCACGCCGAGGGGCTGATCGAGATCGCCTCGATTGAAGAGGCCTATCGCACGCTGACACCGCTGCTCGGCCCGCTGGCGAGCACCGTCTTCGCCATCTCGCTGCTCGCCGCCGGGCTTTCCTCCTCGACCGTCGGCACCATGGCCGGGCAGGTCATCATGCAGGGCTTCCTGAACTGGCACATCCCGGTCTGGCTGCGCCGTGCCATCACCATGGCGCCGGCGCTGGTTGTCATCGCGCTCGGGCTCGACCCAACGCGAACGCTGGTCATCAGCCAGGTGATCCTCAGCTTCGGTATCCCCTTTGCGCTTATTCCGCTGGTACTCTTCACCCGCGACCGGAGGATTATGGGCGACCTCGTGAACCAAACCTGGACGACCCGGGTGGCCTGGCTGGTCGCTTCGGTGATCGTAGGCTTGAACGTGTTCCTGCTCGTCGCCACGTTCCAGGGAGGGATCCTGTGACCAAGCGGCTCCGACACTTCCTGGTGCCGCTCGACGGCTCGCGGCTGGCCGAGGTCGTCCTGCCGACGGCCTACGACCTCGCCGCCGCCTGCGACGCCCGGATCACGCTCCTCCACATCATCGAGCATGACGCGCCAGCCACGGTTCACGGGGAACCGCACCTGGACAACGTCGAGACGGCCGACGCCTACCTGGCGGCCGTCGCCCACCGAGAGCAGAGAACCGGCGTCCCGACGACCACGCATGTCCACACCAACCCGGCGCACGATGTCGCCCGCGCTATCGGGGAGCACGCCGAGGAACTGGGCGTCGACCTGATCGTGCTGGCGACCCACGGCCGGGGCGGGCTGCGCGGTCTCCTCTTCGGGCGGATCGCGCAGCAGGTCCTGCACCACACGGCCACACCGGTCCTGCTGATCCGGCCGGTCGAGGGGGAAGCCGCGCCCACCCTGCGCCGTGGCCCCATCGTCGTCCCGCTCGACGGCACACCGGCGGCTGAGGCGGCCCTACCCCTCGCGCAGGCGCTGGCTGCCGCGACCGGCACCCATCTCCACCTGGTGCGCGTCGTCCCGACGGTCCAGACACTCACCACGGGGCGCGACCCGGCAGCGACGTTCACGCCGATCGCCACGGCGGCCCTGCTCGATCTGGAGGAGACGGCCGCGCGCGACTACCTGGCGGAGGTCGCGGACCGCGGCACGGGCGGGGTCCCGACGACGACCGAGGTGCGACGCGGCGAGGTGGCGGCCGAACTTGCGGCGGCCGTGACCGACAGTGAGGCCGGCCTCGTGGTCATGGCCACGCACGGCCGCGCCGGGATTTCCGGCCACCTGGCCGGCAGCGTGGCCACGCGCCTGCTCTCCCGGCTCGACCGGCCACTGGTCTTGACGGGAGCGGACGGGCGCTAGCGGCGCGTTCGGCAACGGAGCACGACCGGCAGCAAGGCACTCTCCAAAGGCGTAGACTTGGCATGGCGGCGGGTGTCGGGTCCGCCGCCGATGCTGAGCCTGCTGAAGGAGCACCGTATGAGCGATCTGCCGCAAGCCGGGGAACGCCGTCCCATCTGGATGCCGCCACTGGTGGGCGCCGCGGTCCTCTTCTGTCTCTTCCTGCTGGCGACCGCCGTGCGGAACAGCCCGATCGCCAGCAGCGGGCGGGGCGTGATGATCGTCCTCTCGACCGCCGCAGCCGCGGCCGTCACTCTCTACGGTCTCAAGATGGTGGTCGACGCACGCATCCGCGGCATCGCCAGCGCCGCCGCCGGAGCGGTCATGGTCGCCATGGGCGTCTACACCCTCCTCCACGTGCTGCGCTGACAGGGCAGGAGAGCGCGCACGCAGGATCGACGGCACGCGGAAGACGCGGCACACGGCTCACTCGTCCAGCGCGCCCCAGCTCGTGAGCCGGTCAGGGGCAAGGGCGATGATGGGTGCCGCCTCCAGCGCCATGGCGCGGTACTGCGCGTAGCGCTCACGCAGCAGGGCGACCGCGGTCGCGTGTCCCTCCGCGCCCGGCGGGAGTATCCAGGCGCGTCCGCGCGCGTGCACCCAGCCCAGGCGGGACCAGTCCTCGTCGTAGCGGTCAATGATCAGCGCGGCGCGGCCAGTGGCCTCCACATTCCGGACCCGGCGGAGCGGTCGGTCACGCCGTTTCGGCTTCTCGTCGATCGGCGTGTAGAAGTACTCCCCGTCGTAGGCGTAGCAGACGGGCACAACCGACGGCGCGCCCCGCGCGTCCACCGTCGCCAGATGGCCGACTCGCTGCCGATCGATGAAGGCGCGCTCCCGCACGCTCGCCCGTGCCACCGTCACCATCCCCTCCTCTCACCATTCGGCACCTTGACCTCGCCCTGCCCTTCATCGTAAAAACACGATGCAAGGAGGGCGAGCCGTGAAGCCGATTGAGCTGCCATCGAAGACGGATGAACGCCTTGTCGCCATGCTGCGGGCCGTAGCCAACCCGGTGCGATATCGTATCTTGCAGATCCTGGCCGACCGCGGCGAGTGCCAGTGCGGCCCGCTCGGCGCGGATCTCCCGATTGCCCAATCTACGCTGTCGCAGCACCTGAAAGTCCTGCGCGAGGCCGGCCTGATCAAGGGGACGGTTTCCGGGCCAGCCGTGTGCTACTGCCGCGACGAAGAAGCCATCGACTGGCTCAAGCGCGCAATCCAGTCGCTCTGACCCCGCAAGACCGCCGCCTGCTCACACCACCCGCGCCGTGATTTGGGCGCATAGCATGTGGTATGAGGATCCCCGCTCCGTGGCGCGTGCCCGGGGGTAAACCCCCGGGCTGACAACGAAAAGCCGGCTGAAGCCGGCTGGGGTGGGACATGCGGCACACCCCGGCATTGGGTCCCGCCGCTCGGCACGTGCCCGGGGCTAAAGCCGCCGGGCTGATATTTTGGAAAGCCCACTGAAGGGGCTGTGAGACCTACATGCAGGCGAACGCAATCCGGCCTCCCACCGGGCACTGCGTCCCCAGCCCCTTCAGTGGGCTTCGCATTGTCAGCCCGGGGGTTGACCCCCGGGCACCAACCGGATGGTGGGCACCGTATCACCGAGGGCTGAACCCTCTTCCCCCAGCCGGCTTCAGCCGGCTTTCGTTGTGAGCCCGGCGGCTCTAGCCCCGGGCACGCGCCACCCGCGCAGACCCTTCGCACGCGGAACCAGCGTACGGCGCTCTCGTGTCGGGAACGGTTATTGCTCTCTCGATAGCGACCGCGAAGGCGCATCAGCGCTCGCCTAGGCGACCGACGGGCGCTGCAGGAGCGGAACGGTGATGAGCAGTGAGCCGGTCGAGCAGGCGCGGGAGCATGGGTGGATAGACGAGGCGGCGTCCTTCGGCCGCGCCTTCGCCGGTGCCTACCTCTTCGGCATCCCGCTGCTGTTCACGATGGAGATGTGGTGGATCGGCACGTATGCCGATCTCTGGAAGCTCATCGTCTTCCTGGCACTCACCTTCCTCGCGAACGTGGTCCTGACCTACCTGGCGGGGTTCAAGCCCAGGCGCGAGACGAGTCTGATCGCGTCGATCGATGAGTCGGTCGACACCCTCGCCGTCGGGGTAGTGGCATCAGTCATCGTCCTGCTCGTGCTCAACCGGATCGCTCCGGGCGACCCGCTGGACAGTATCCTCGGCAAGGTCATCATCCAGGCTATCCCCTTGAGCATCGGCGCTTCGCTCGCCAACGCCGTGTTCGACCGGCACGAGGGTCGCACCGGTGAGCAGCCGTCTGCAGCGGAGTCGCATCCCTGGCGAGATGCGCTCAACGACCTCGGGGCAACGATCATCGGCGGGGTCTTCATCGGTTTCTCCATCGCGCCGACGGACGAGATCCAGCTCCTCGCGGCGAGCCTGGACATCTACCACGAGGTCGCGCTGGTGGCACTGACACTGGTCATCGGCTACATCATCGTCTTCACCAGCGGCTTCGACCCCGAGTCCGCAGGGCCGCGGCCGACTGGCCCGTTCCAGCACCCCATCACAGAGACCGTTGTCTCATACGTCGTCTCGCTGTCGGTGGCGTTCTGGGCGCTCTATCTCCTGGACCGCGTTGATTTTGGGGACCCATTCCCCAGCATCCTGTCACAGGTGCTGGTGCTGGGCCTGCCGACGATGGTCGGCGGCGCAGCCGGGAGGCTCGCGGTATGAGGGTCACGGAGCAGCGCGAGGACACTGAGCACCAGCAGAAGGAGCCGGGTCCGGCCCGGACGACGGTCGAGTGGATTACCCTCGGGATCAGCGTGCTGATCGTCGCCGCCGTAATCGGGCTCATCATCTACGCCTACGTCACCCAGGGTTCGACGCCCCCGATCATCGATGCGAGCGCGCCGGTGGACCGGGTCCGGCAGGTGCAGGACCGCTACTACCTGCCGGTCGAAGTGCGGAACAGTGGCGGACAGACGGCCAAAGACGTGCGCGTCGCGATCTCGCTGACCACCCCCGACGGCAAGACCGAGACCGCGGAGGTGCTGATCGACTTCCTCGCCGGGGAAGAGACAGCGCACGCCACCGCGGTGTTCACACGCGACCCACGCCAGGGCACGGTTGCGGTGGGAGTCATCAGCTACCTCGCGCCATGACCGGCTGATGGCTCTTGGCAGCCGGTTGCGCCGGTACATCGCCTCACATAAACTATCCGGAATACCCTGGTGTAGGCACGTGGTTGTGCCTGCCAGCCTCACGCGCGAGCGAGCGGGACGCTGCGCCGAGCCGCGGCGCGGTGACCACCGGATCGAACCCAGCGACGCCGCCAGCGGCCGGGAGCCGGTATGGCGGCTGGTGAGCAGGGAAAGGATCCCACCCATGTCGTCCCTCTCCCCGTTGTCCCCGCGTACGCGCGCGATCCTCGATATCCTGGGACCGTTTCTCAGTTCGATCAGGGATTCGACGTACGCCCGCCGACAGCACGAGCCGGGGATCCTCGACTTCATGCTTGGTGATCCCCACGAGCCGCCGCTGCCGGGCATCACCGAGGCGATCCAGCGCTGGAGCGTCCCGCAGGACAACCACTGGTTCGCCTACAAGCTAAGCGAGCCGCAGGCCCAGGCGGCGGTCGCGGCGGCCCTCCGCCAGCGCCGGGGCATCCCGTTCGCCGCCGAGGACATCCTGATGACCACGGGCGCGTTCGGCGCGCTGGCCAACTCGCTCCTGGCGCTGGCCGGCGAGGACGACGAGGTGGTTTTCATCTCCCCGCCCTGGTTCTTCTACGAGGCGATGATCGCGGCCGCGGGCGCCACGCCGGTGCGGGTTGCGGTGCAGCCCGGCACCTTCGATCTCGACCTGGAGGCCATCAGCGCCGCCATCACGCCGCAGACCCGGGTGGTGCTTGTCAACTCACCGCACAACCCCACCGGCAAGATCTACCCACCCGAGACGCTGGAGCGGCTGGCGAAGCTGCTCCGCGAGGCATCCGAACGGCACGGCCGGCCGATCTACCTGATTTCGGACGAGTCATACAGCCGCATCGTCTACGACGGGCGGACCTACCACAGCCCCGCGGCGTACTACCCGTACACCGTCCTGATCTACACCCTCGGCAAGACGCTGCTGGCCCCCAGCCAGCGACTGGGCTACATTGCCCTCCCGCCGGACATGCCGGAGCGGGAGCAGGTGCATCTGGCGATCATGATGCGCCAGGTCGTGGGTGGCTACGGCTTCCCGAACGCGGTGATGCAGTACGCCGTTGGGGATCTGGAGGAGCTCTCGATCGACATCGACCACCTGCAGCGCAAGCGGGACCGCGTGGTGGCGGCGCTGCGGGAGATGGGCTACGAGGTCCACACGCCGGAGGGCACGTTCTACCTGCTGCCCCGCTCGCCCTGGGCGGACGACCTGGCCTTCACCGAGCTGCTCGCCACCCACGGCATCTTCGTGCTGCCGGGGGCGAGCATCGAGGTGCCGGGCTACTTCCGCGTCTCGCTCACTGCGAGCGACGACATGATCGACCGGGCACTGCCGGGATTAGCCGCCGCGATCGCCCACGCCCGGACCCACGCGCCCGCGGCGGCCGGCGGCTGAGCACGCGGCGCCCGGCACGCCGCTTGACAGGCGCGGCCCCGGCGGCGGATCATGCCGGTCCAGCCGAAAGGAGGCCGCGATGAACCAGCGCCAGCCGATGTCCGGTGCCGGCCGGCCGCTTCGGGTCGGGCTGCTGCTCCCGACTGGCGAGGGGCTGATGGCCGGCGAGACGCCCCATTGGCCCGATCTGCTCGCCATGGCCCGGCGGGCCGAGGAACTGGGCTACGACTCCCTCTGGGTGCCGGACCACTTCCTGATGCGTTTTCCGGGACGCACCCGCCCGCCCCGCGGCACCTGGGACTGCTGGACCCTGCTCGCGGCACTGGCGGCGACGACCGAGCGCATCGAGATCGGCTCGCTCGTCAGCAGCACCACCTTCCGC
This genomic window from Sphaerobacter thermophilus DSM 20745 contains:
- a CDS encoding arsinothricin resistance N-acetyltransferase ArsN1 family A; this translates as MTGKTRAAVIVRPAELRDAAAIAEIYNQGIRGRMATFETEERTAEERARWLAAHDKHHPVLVAVDPETDQVAGWISADHYRSRWCYRGVAEFSVYVHEDYRGRGVGAALMEAFLPACEQAGLWKLLSRIFPENKASRALCARFGFREVGIYEKHAQLDGVWKDVVIVERLLPGTIANPPVDW
- a CDS encoding ArsR/SmtB family transcription factor, yielding MKPIELPSKTDERLVAMLRAVANPVRYRILQILADRGECQCGPLGADLPIAQSTLSQHLKVLREAGLIKGTVSGPAVCYCRDEEAIDWLKRAIQSL
- a CDS encoding universal stress protein, translating into MTKRLRHFLVPLDGSRLAEVVLPTAYDLAAACDARITLLHIIEHDAPATVHGEPHLDNVETADAYLAAVAHREQRTGVPTTTHVHTNPAHDVARAIGEHAEELGVDLIVLATHGRGGLRGLLFGRIAQQVLHHTATPVLLIRPVEGEAAPTLRRGPIVVPLDGTPAAEAALPLAQALAAATGTHLHLVRVVPTVQTLTTGRDPAATFTPIATAALLDLEETAARDYLAEVADRGTGGVPTTTEVRRGEVAAELAAAVTDSEAGLVVMATHGRAGISGHLAGSVATRLLSRLDRPLVLTGADGR
- a CDS encoding Hsp20/alpha crystallin family protein, coding for MVERWRPRAEIERMFEEMDRLLPMPFRWGRTLPRMFTMRHGVDLYETPDQLVIKALVPGATPDDIDISLDHQTLTIRARYGYTLPEDEAEAVTWHFQEIDSGQFTETVTLPVPVEPEQVTATLQDGILTVTLRKTAETRARRIPVRTTGADSDGASGA
- a CDS encoding RES family NAD+ phosphorylase; the protein is MPRKPAPGPHPLPPPDLPSRELPIVTATGPWFRLHRACRDPLHFGRSAVFRFDDPEGNYGVLYVGEDPHCAFIETFGKGPNAAGVVTLAALAERELARVDASQPLRLVDLTGPGLARLGADGRLCSGDYVIAQVWARALWAHPSQPDGILYRSRHDPSRACAAIFDRAAPFLQATRLPGLADPANRSLLAAILDAYGFGLI
- a CDS encoding TIGR02587 family membrane protein; translated protein: MSSEPVEQAREHGWIDEAASFGRAFAGAYLFGIPLLFTMEMWWIGTYADLWKLIVFLALTFLANVVLTYLAGFKPRRETSLIASIDESVDTLAVGVVASVIVLLVLNRIAPGDPLDSILGKVIIQAIPLSIGASLANAVFDRHEGRTGEQPSAAESHPWRDALNDLGATIIGGVFIGFSIAPTDEIQLLAASLDIYHEVALVALTLVIGYIIVFTSGFDPESAGPRPTGPFQHPITETVVSYVVSLSVAFWALYLLDRVDFGDPFPSILSQVLVLGLPTMVGGAAGRLAV
- a CDS encoding TIGR03668 family PPOX class F420-dependent oxidoreductase, with the translated sequence MTVARASVRERAFIDRQRVGHLATVDARGAPSVVPVCYAYDGEYFYTPIDEKPKRRDRPLRRVRNVEATGRAALIIDRYDEDWSRLGWVHARGRAWILPPGAEGHATAVALLRERYAQYRAMALEAAPIIALAPDRLTSWGALDE
- a CDS encoding Nramp family divalent metal transporter → MNGCGEKPKDGEVVGERRVIPAAGREEQQGAPGRLGRIRRVLPFLGPAFVASVAYIDPGNFATNIQGGARFGYLLLWVILMSNLMAMLIQSLSAKLGIATGRNLAEVCRDHFPRPLVYGMWVVAEMVAMATDLAEFLGAAIGFNLLFHIPLLPAGILTGVVTFVILALERFGARPLEAVIAAFVGVIAVSYVIETALASPDWGTLGRHALVPQLEGEESLLLAVGILGATVMPHVIFLHSSLTQSRIRPKDVAQARRIYHFEILDVVIAMGLAGLVNMAMLIMAAATFHAEGLIEIASIEEAYRTLTPLLGPLASTVFAISLLAAGLSSSTVGTMAGQVIMQGFLNWHIPVWLRRAITMAPALVVIALGLDPTRTLVISQVILSFGIPFALIPLVLFTRDRRIMGDLVNQTWTTRVAWLVASVIVGLNVFLLVATFQGGIL